The genomic interval ATTTCCTCTATTTACCCTTTTAGGTCTATCTGCATTCTCTCAAGGGTCAGATACTCAAGCCGGAGCAACTGGTGTTCCAGTTACTTTACCATTTGCAGCAACGGGATCAACCGTTTCAGCAACAAATAATTATGATATTGGAGGTACTACGGTAGATGATGGACCAGATTGGTTTTACTACCACTGTGCTACATCCAATGCAACCATTTGGGTTACGATCACTTTTACACCAAATATCACCAATCCCGTATTGCCATCAATAACAATTTTGGATGCTACAGGTGTTACTTTATTGGGACAAACACAAATTTTCGGAGATAATTCAGGAACTTATGGAATTCCATATACACCAACTGCAGGACAATGCTATTATTTTGTGATAGATAATGATGGAGCAACTGGAGGATTCAATTACAACATCAGTATGTCAAATACTGTTCCTCCACATCCTGCGAATCCAACACAACCAGCCTGTACAAATATTGGCTTTGATGCAGCTTCAACAGCTGGTTGGTTAGGTTCTTGGGGGCATTCGATGCAAACTGGAGTATCTCCACAACCAACACCAACTTATACGCCTATTTTTTATAATACAACTGGTGGTCATCATACGATTACAACTCCAGGAATTGACATACAAGCACCCATTCAGAAAGTTTGCCCTCAAATTCCGGGAAACACGAATTCATTGTTGCTCGGAGATGGACCAAATGGAGCTTATGGCGGAGCGAGTATTGAACAGAAATTTCAAGTCACAGCTTCCAATGCATTGTTTATTTATTATTATGCATTGGTGATCCAAGATGGAGGAGCAGCCGGTGGAGGAAGTACAACAGCTCATACCGACCAAGAACAACCTTATTTTAAGATTGATGCACTGGATTGTGGTGGAGTTCCTATTGCTTGTGGAAATTTATTGGTGACCGGAGGTCCTGGAATCCCTGGGTTTACCCAGCTTGGAACATCAGGTATTTACTGGAAAGATTGGACAGCAGTGATGTTGGATCTAACTCCTTATATTGGTTCGTGTGTAACGATGAGATTTACTTTAGGTGATTGTTCGATCGGAGCACACTATGCTTATGCTTATTTGGATGCAACATGTGGACCAATGAGTATTGTTGCACCACCAACTATTTGTCAGTTTCAAACTTCTACATTAACAGCTCCTGCTGGTGCAGCAACTTATTCTTGGGTGGAAACTTCTGCTCCTGGAACAGTTTTAGGAACTGCGAATACGCTTTCCGTTACGCCAACTACAACAGGTACGTTTAATTATCAGTGTACGATGACATCGGTTGCAGGTTGTAGTTCGACTTTGACTACATCTGTTACTGTTTTGCCATCACCGCAAATTACGGTTACGAATCCAGCGTCTGTTTGTTCGCCGGGGACGGTTAATTTGACAAGTGCTGGCGTGGTTACAATTAATTCAGGTACAGGAACGATTGGATATTTTTCGGATGCGGCTTGTACCATTCCTATAGCTTCTCCAAGTGCTATTTCGGTCAGTGGAACTTATTACATTCGGATCTTAAATGCAAATGGGTGCTTTGAAATAGAACCAGTAACTGTCGTTGTGAATGCAAGTCCAACGGCGGATGTTACAACCCTTGATCAGGCGATTTGTCCTGGTGCAAGTGTGAATTTGAATGCAACACTTACACCCGCAGGTTATAATAATCCGGTGACGTTTACGAATACAACGGATTTCTCGTTGAATGATGGAAGTGTAACGCCGATTAATTCTCCGATTACAGTAACAGGAATTACCCCACAAACAGCTGGAGTTCTGCCAATTGTTTCCGTAAATCTGAATATTCCACATACATATGTTGGTGACGTGACTGTTTGGCTTCGCTGTCCAAACGGAAGCACTATTGAGCTAACATCTGATAATGGAGGGGCAGGGCAAAACTATACCAACACCACTTTTGTTCCGACAGGTTCTCCTTCTATCACAACCGGAACTGCACCTTTTACTGGAAGTTTCACTCCAGAACAGGCCTTTTCTTTATTGAATTCCTGCGCAGTTAATGGGGTTTGGACACTCCAGGTGTATGATTTGGGGGTAGGAGATGTAGGAACACTAACCGATTGGTCTATTACCTTTAATAATTTTGTTCCTCCTACATTTGTTTGGTCGCCAACTACCAATATGACCAATTCTACGACATTAACTCCAACAGTTGCACCAACTACCACAACCATTTATACCTTAACTGGAACCAATTCAATTGGAGGTTGTACCTCAACGGATCAAGTTACGATAACTGTAAACCCACTTCCAACAGCAACAATCTCAGGAACGACAACGGTTTGTCAGAATGCGACGGCACCAACTGTTACTTTCACGGGAGCGAATGGAATAGCGCCTTATACATTTACTTACAATATCAATGGGGGGGCGAATCAAACGGTAAGTAGCGGAGCGGGAGTAACAGCAACCGTTACCGCACCAACTACAGTTTCAGGAACATTTACTTATAATTTAGTGAGTGTAACGAGTGCAATGGGTTGTTCTCAAAATCAGCCAGGAACAGCCGTAATTACCGTAAATCCGATTCCAACCGTCAACGCACCAGCGCCTCAAACGGTTTGTGCAAATACATCAACAACGGCTGTTACTTTTACAGGTAATAATACTGCAATCACAACCTTCGACTGGACGAATAATAGCACTTCCATTGGATTGGGGGCAAATGGAACAGGAAATATAGCTTCATTTACAGGAACGAATGCAACTGCTTCACCCATTACGGCTACCATTACAGTAACTCCAACTTTGAATACTTGTGTTGGAACTCCACAAAACTTCACCATAACGGTCAATCCAACTCCAACTGTGAATGCGCCAACACCGCAAACGGTTTGTGCCAATACATCTACAACACCTGTTGTTTTTACAGGAAATAATACCGCCACAACAACTTTCAATTGGACGAATAATACCACTTCCATTGGATTAGGAGCGAATGGAACAGGAACTATTGGGGCTTTTACAGCAACAAATGGAACGGCTGCACCGGTAGTTGCTACAATTACAGTAACTCCAACGTTGAATGTGTGTAGTGGAACTCCTCAGAATTTCACCATAACGGTCAATCCAATTCCAACTGTTAATGCACCGACACCACAAACGATTTGTGCAAATACATCAACAACGGCTGTTACTTTTACAGGTAATAATACTGCAACCACAACTTTCGACTGGACGAATAATACCACTTCCATTGGATTGGTAGCAAATGGAACAGGAAATATAGCTTCATTTACAGGAACGAATGCAACTGCTTCACCCGTTACGGCTACCATTACAGTAACTCCAACTTTGAACACCTGTGTTGGAACTTCACAAAATTTCACCATAACGGTCAATCCAATTCCAACGGTCAATGTACCAACGCCACAAACGATTTGTGCAAACACATCTGCAACGACGGTTACTTTCACCGGAAATAACACAGCAACAACAACTTTTAACTGGACGAATAACAACACTTCCATTGGATTGGGAGCAAACGGAACAGGAAATATTGGTTCGTTTACAGCAACAAATGCAACTGCTACTCCTGTTACAGCTACGATTACAGTAACACCAACGTTGAATGGCTGTGTTGGGATATCTCAAAATTTCAGTATAACGGTGAATCCAGCTCCAACAATTGGAGGGACTTTTACAGTATGTGCCGGATCAACAACTCAATTAACTGGAAGTGGAACTCCAGCATTAGCGACTCCATGGACCTCTTCAAATACAGCAATAGCAACAATCTCTACTACTGGTTTGGTGGCTGGAGTGAACCCAGGAACGAGTACCATTACTTATACTAATTCGGATGGATGTTCGATTACGCAAGCCGTAACAATTACATCTGGCGCAACAATTACAGGGACGCTAAATGTTTGTACGGGATCGACAACTCAATTAACGGGAAGTGGAACTCCAGCAACAACAAGTCCGTGGAGTTCTTCAAATAATGCGGTAGCAACTGTTTCCAATACTGGATTAGTTACAGGCATAAGTGCTGGAACGACAACAATAACTTATACCAATTCAACAGGATGTTTGGATAATGAAGTATTAACCGTAAATCCATTGCCAACAATTACAGGTTCGGATGTTTGTATTGGAGCGACTACTCAATTAACAGCTTCTGGAACTGCTAATGCAACCAATCCATGGGTTTCTTCTAATCCTACGATAGCAACAATAAGTGCTACAGGTTTGGTAAATGGCATTTCTGCTGGTTCTGCGGTTATGACTTACACAAATTCAAATGGGTGTTCCAATACCATGACTCTAAATGTGCTTGGATTACCAGTGATTTCAGGGACTTTAAATGCTTGTATCGGAGCAACAACTCAATTATCTGCGACAGGTACGCCAAATATTACAAATCCATGGGCATCATCTAATACAGGTGTTGCAACGGTTTCTAATACAGGGCTTGTTACAGGAGTTTCAGCAGGAACTACTACAATCACATATACGAATTCGGGCTCTTGCCAAACGACAACTGTTGTAACAATTAACTCATTGCCAACAATTACTGGAACTCTTTCCGTTTGCGCAGGATTAACTACTCAACTGACTGGTTCTGGTACCGCAAATACGACAAATCCATGGACTTCTTCGAATACTTCGGTAGCAACGATTTCCAATACAGGATTAGTTACTGGAGTTTCTGCAGGAACAGCAACGATTACTTATTTAAATAACAATGCGTGTTCCCAAACGGCAAGTATTACCGTAAATGCTCTTCCTACAGCAGCAATTGCAGGTGCTTCAACTATTTGTGCTGGGTCAAGTACAACATTCACCATTTCTGGAACACCAAATGCAACCGTAATTTATTCGAATGGAACAGTCAATTCGAATGTCGTGTTGAACGCTGCTGGAAATGCTACTGTAAACACAGGAGTGCTAAATGCAACAACTACGTATACGTTGGTTTCAGCCCAATCGGCAACTCCGGCATCTTGTACAAATACCTTAACTGGATCAATTGTTGTAACGGTAAATCCAATTCCTGTGATGAATCCAGTTGCAAATACAGTGGTTTGTCCTGGAGACAACGTTACGATTCCAGCTTTTACATCCAATCCAGCAGGAGCCACTTATGCTTGGACAAATACAAATACAGCTACTGGACTTGGAGCAAGTGGGAGTGGAGATATTCCAAATTTTGTTGGGGTAAATCCAGGAACAACTCCAATCAGTGGAACCATAACCGTTATCCCAACTTTAAATGGTTGTTCTGGTTTAGCGGTAACATTTACAATTGGTGTTAGCAATAATCCAGCGGCAAATGCGGGTGTTGATTTAAGCCTTTGTATCAATTCAACTTCAGGAAATCAAATTGGATCGCCAGCTGTTGTAGGAAATACGTATTCTTGGAACCCAGCAACTGATTTGAGCGATGCAACAATTTCCAATCCCACGGTGAACACAACAGTCCAAGGAACAACGCAATACACAGTGACAGTGACAAATACATTAGGTTGTGAATCTACGGATCAAGTTTCTATTACGATTCATCCATTACCGGCTGTTTCATTCCAAGCGAGTTCTGATGAAGGTTGCGCACCCGTTTCAATCACATTTACGAATGACGACCCTACGAATTCTGTCAATTGTGTTTGGACCATTCCAGGTGTTGGAACTCAAGTTGGTTGTGGATCAATCACTCAACAGTTCAATACTGCTGGGGTCTTTGATGTAAGCTTAACTATTACAGATGCAAATGGTTGCGTAAATTCGATGACTAATTCAGGAATGATTACGATTTATCCTGAAGTTGATGCTTCCTTCGGAGTAAATGTTCTTGAGCAATCAATTTTGAATCCGGTATTCCAATTGACAAATAATTCAACAAATGCGACGGCTTATTTGTGGGAATTTGGAGATGGAACAACTTCTACTCAAACGAATCCAACACATACATATACAGAAACGCCAGGGGTGTATCGTATTTATTTGTATGCATCGAATCCTGCGGGTTGTAATGACAGTGCTGTAATTGTTGTGTCAGTAATTGACGAGCTGATTTTTTATATTCCAAATACCTTCACACCAGATGGTGATGAATTTAATAACACCTTCTTCCCAGTCTTCAGTTCTGGATTCGACGCGCAGAATTATACTTTGTTGATTTTTGATCGTTGGGGGGAAATCATCTTCGAGTCTCACGATGTGGATTTTGGTTGGGACGGAACTTATATTGGACAGTTGTGTAAAGAAGGAGTTTATACTTGGAAGATTACTATCAAGGAACGAAATAAAGACAAGCATCACGAATATGTGGGGCATGTGAATTTGTTGAAGTAGAAGAGAAAGCACTGCTTTCGATTTGATACAAATAAACGTTGCGCCTTCGCTGAAGCTACTTCGTAAGCGTTAGTACAGTCGTAAACAAAAATTTTCACTGCAGTAGAAAACGAATTTATGAAAAATCTGTTTAATGAGTTTGACCAATTATTTTCTGAGTATTCTAGAACCCAGAAATTATTGTACAAAGAAAATTTAGCTAATTCAGAACGAAATAAAAAATTAAAAGAAGCAAATGAGGTCATTCAACATACAAAAGTGTTGTATGAAAAATTTCGATATTCACATGAAATACAAGTTATTGAACCTTTTTTGAATGATGAAGATCCATACATCAGACTTATTGCAGCGACGTATTCATTTTCATATAATCAAGAATTAGCAGAAAAAACACTAAGAGATCTAATTGAACAAGTTAAAGGGATTGTAGCCTTTAATGCCAAAATCACGTTAGATGTTTGGGTGAAAGGATTGTTACCTTAAATGCGGGAAATTATTTCGAACGTATCACAACAACCTTTAATCTTCCATAAGCTATAAAACCTGCAATTGCCGCAACTACGATGTTGAACCCAATTTGTGTTCCTTCTCCCCGAGAAATATGAAAAACACTAGCCGAAATCATAAGTAGAATGATTCCAAGAGCTGCAATGGGTGTTAGAATCGGTTTAATTCGAAAAAGAGCTGGTACAATTAATCCGATTCCTCCTAATAAATCAATGACTCCTGTGAATTGAACAAAAGCTGGGGAAACTTGACCTGCCCAAGGCCACATGAGTTCCAGTTTTTCAATCGGTTGAATATTTTTTAAGGCACCTGCCCAAATTAAAGTAATCGATAACAGTGTTTGTGCAATCCATAAGAACACGTTGGTTGTTTTTTTCATCTGTAAATTGTTTTGAATTGTTAGGTAAAAGTAAGTAGGTTTGCTATCCAAACGAAAGCGCTTTACCTTTGGATAGTACTATCTAAAAGGAAAGTAACGTCTAAAAACAACGAATATGTTATCAAACGGAAAATGTCCTAAAAATATTTTGTCAATCAAAGATGCTTTGGAAGCTGTTGAAGGTCGCTGGAAACTATTGATTTTATTCTCCCTTTCCACAGGAACGAAACGATTTAAGGAGCTTGGAAGAGAAGTTTCATGGATTACAGACAAAACATTATCGCGAGAATTAAAACTACTTGAATCGAATAAGTTAATTACTCGAAAAGTTTTTGATACGTTTCCGCCAGCCGTAGAATATACAATTACAGAACACGGAAAATCATTGGAGAAAGTCATTGAAGAGTTGCACTATTGGGGTTTGGCCCATCGAAAGGAAGTTTTGGGGAAGTGATTAAAACAAAGAAGGGACGCAATGCATTGCGTCCCTTCTTCTTTGTTTTATCAGTTAATGATTTTATTCAAAAATCACATTCATTTCAACACGTCTGTTTTTCTGACGACCTTCTGGTGTAGCATTTGTAGCAATTGGTTTTGTTTGACCGAACCATTCTGGTTTCAATTTAGTCGCATCAACACCTTTGCTAGTTAAGTATTTCTTAACTGCTTCAGCACGGTTTTTAGACAATGTTAAGTTTTTCTTAGCATCACCTTTGTTATCTGTGTGACCAGCGATTTGTAATTTCCACTCTGGTTTTTTGATTAACAATGCAGCTAAGTCATCCAATGATTTGAACGAAGTTGCAAGAATAATTGCTTTACCTGATGCGAACTCTAAGTTCTCAAATGCAGTATTCAAAATTTCTTGCTCTTCTTTCTCAATCTTAGGACATCCACGATTTTCGATTGGACCTGGAATTGTTGGACAAGCATCATCTTTATCGTACAATCCATCTTTGTCTGTATCTGGCCAAGGACAACCTTCGTTTTCTCTTGAACCATATTCGTTTGGACACTTATCTACGTTGTCATATAATCCGTCGTTATCACTATCTGGGCATCCTTGATTTGCCAATGGGCCAGGAAGATCTGGACAAAGGTCTTCAGAATCTTGTAATCCATCTCCATCACGGTCAGGACAACCATTGAATGCAGCCAAACCTTTTACTGTAGGACAGCTATCATTTGGATCGATAATTCCATCCTCATCTGTATCTGGACATCCTCTGTACAATGCAAGACCTGGTAAATCTGGACAGGCATCATCTTTATCTGGAATTTTATCACCATCACGGTCAGGACAACCTTGGAATTCTAATAAACCTGGTGTCTCTGGACAAAGGTCTTCAGTGTCTTTGATTCCATCACCATCTGTATCAGGACAACCTTTGAAAGTCCAAATTCCTGGGATATCAACACATTCATCTTTTTTGTCAGATACTTTATCACCATCTCTATCGTTTGGTTTCGAATAAAGAATAGGAAGACGAAGTCCGACAAAGAATTCGGTTCCCCTTACTTTTCCAACTGCAAAAAGCGAATTAAAATCTACCACTCCAATAGTGATTGGTCCTAAACGAGATGCAATACCTGCTTTCCAACCTGAATAATTGTTGTATGAAACTGGAACATACAATCCGAACCATGCATAATCAAAGCTTGGAGTAATTGAAAATTGATGTGGTGTTTTTACTTTAGAAGGGTTTCTTTTACCAATCATGTTAATGTTACCCGTTGCATTGATGTAAAACCATTTCCAAATATGGTAATCCAATTGAATGCTTAATGCAGTTGGTGTATTCATATAATATGTTTCACCAGTACCTTCATTTGAATTCCATCCATTTCCAGAAGTAATTAAACTGTCAATAATGGAATCAAAGGATGCGAATGAGTTTGCTTTTTCAAAAACACGTAAATCAAAAACACTTGTTTCAACAGAGAAATCTCTACTGCTACCTCCTTTGGTGAATTTCATTCCACCGATATCTATTACGGAAACTCCAGCTCTTAGTTCATACTTGTTTTCGTTACGCATCCATAAGTCAGTTTTTCCATCCATTTCATATTTGAATTCTTTGTATTTAGGACGCCATTCGTAAACGACACCTAAGTCTAAACCAAATCCAAGTTTTGATGCAGATTTAAAAAAGGAATTTGCATTGAAATCTTTTAATTGATCCAAATTATCCGAATAACCGTATTTGATTTTTGCTTTTAGATTGTTTGCTGTATCCTTATTTAGTAAGTTGTAATCTAATTCATCAGTATAAGCATACGCAGATGCAAGTCCTTGAAGCAATTTCACACGACCACCTATTTTCAAGAAATGCTCACCCTTGTCCATTACTACTTGTCCATAATTAATACCATACTCATTCCATGCCATTGAATTCATTGTTACCAATTTATCATTCAATTGCAAGTTCCAAAGACCCGCGAAATCGAGACCTTCTTCTGCTAATTTTGATAATTTTGGGTCAAGATCTTCGACATTGGTAATCATTCTACTTTTTGCAGAAAAGCCTAATGCAATTTTTGGCGTAATATGGAAAGCAAAGTTTAAGATGTCAATCTGGTAATTTAAATAAACACCTCTTGGTTTAACTCCAGCCTTTGAATAATCATAAAGATTAAACATTGATCGTTCATAAAGGGTACTGTCTGGTTGCATCCACATAGTATCTTTTTTGAAAGATTTCAACCACCATTTTGGCATTACGTCAGTTTTAAAATACTTGGCGTTTTGCCATGCACCAACATTCGCACTTCCAAGGTTGATGTCAACGATAAATCGACCGTCAACAAAACTTGCTGGTTGGGCGTCTAATCCCATTACTCCAGCATAATTACTACTATGTACACCCAAGTAATTTTGAGAAATTGCACTGATAGTAGTTAAACATGAAAAAGCAAAGAGAGTTAATTTAAGTAACTGTTTCTTCATAAGTAGTCTTTTAATAGTTCAATGGGTAACGAATTAAATAACCATTTGCTTGCGAAACTAATAAAACCGTTCCATCTGTTTGCTTTTGAAACATGATTTTATTCGAACCTTCTAAATTTTCTTTATTTAATTCGTTTCCATTTATAGTATAAATATAACAATTATTGGCAATTCCATCAATTATTCCAACGATAATTTTATTAGTGGATAGCTTGATAATAGAGGCGTCATCTATAGAAGTAATAGTGGAATTAAATTGCCCTAAAATTATCCCAGAACCGTTGATTACATAAATAATATTTTGTTGTGTCAAAAAGAAAATGCGTTCTTCTCCAAGTGTTTGAGAGGACAAAATAGAAGATACATTTCCAATTAACATCGCTTTGGTACCATTTTCAGTGATTCTCACAAATTGTTTTTTGACTAAACCGAGTAAACTAACTGTTCCGTTGACTTTTACGAGATTCCATTCTCCTTCATTTAGAGAAGTCGTTTTAAGCGTTTTTTTTCGTTTTACTGAGATAGATGACCAAGTGGATTCTGTGCAAATATGGGCAATCAGATCTCCTTTTTTGCCTTGGATAACTAATTGTGCATTTTTTTGAAGATTACCACCAATACCGATTTTGTAACTGAGTTTTCCATCGGTGCTATATCCCTGTAGTTGACCATCTGAAACGAAAGCGATGTAATCTTTCTTATTCCAGTAATAGGAAAATAGATTGCTTGTAACCTCATTACTTGAGATTGGGAATCCACCCAAATTGTTTCCAGCTCTATCTAAACCAATAATTCCGTTCTTGGTTGTTAAGAAAACCCCATTGCCGATGAATACAGGATTACCAATGGGGTCTGATTCTAGATTTTTACTCCAAAGAATTTGTTTGCTTCCAATAAAGTAGAGCATGTTTGATCGGGTAATTGCAACCAAAAAATTGGAATTTGGAATTGGATTGAGACTGATTAGATTGTCATCTAAACGCAATGGATTTAGCTTTGGAAGTTCTTTCGAATCTGTATCAGCATGCGAACTATTTTCAGTGTACACTTGAAGAGTGCTGTGATTGGCATGTGTTAAACGACTCATCGTAAGTTGCTGATTGTGATCAAAATTTCGATACGAAACCTTTTGAGGACTATTGCTGAATAGTTTGTACTTCAAGGTGGTAGATTGTTCTAAATTCCCACCTGTTTCATAAGCTCCAATCAGTCGATTAATACTTTGTTGAGAGTTTGAGATAAGAACATTATTATTAAAAATTTCGATGTAAACTTTCTTAGTTGAATGAAGAAAAGGAAAATAATGCCCTTTCAAAGTAGCTTGCTTTTGTTTGGTAGAAATATCAACGTTGTTTAGTTCGCTTAAAATAGCTAAAGGATCTTGCCCTGGTTTGTAATCTGTGATTAAACAAGTGTCATTCTGATTTGAAACAAGTGCTAATCCGTAATTCATCCATTCGTCTAAAATGGATTTTTTAGGATACTTTGTTTTCAAGTAGTTTTTCTCAAAAAAAGTGTAAGAATGAAAATCGGCGGGAATCAGTTCTTGAAAAATTTCTTGATCATTGATGAGAGGTAAAGCTTTCGATCCTGTATGCGTGATGTATTTTGCATGGTTACTTGAAATGTAGTAAGAATCTTCGATTTCGTATGTCTGATCAGCTGTTTTATAAACGAGTGAAAGACTACTTTTTCGATCAAGATACTTCCAAGAAACGATACTTTTTTCAGTTGGAGTCCATTCATTTAAGTAGATAATTAAGTATTTTCCATGAAATTCACCTTTCCAATTATTGGATAACGATAGGTGTTTTTGAGTTGATATGGTTGATGAAATAGAAAGGGTTTCGAAGTATTTTTTTACAAGTTCACTCGTCCAAGGTTTGCTTCTTTCTAGTAAAACCAACTCTCTGTTGGTTGAAAAATAAAAATGTTGAATTCGTTCTGGTTCATTCAACAAAATGGAGTAAAAGCTATTTTTTTGTAGGGAGGAAACTATGGAATTATTATAATCAATCTCCAAATAATTATGGACAACAATAATGGTGTCATCTTTTTCGGAAAAAGTATTTTCAGGTGTTGGTGGTGTACTAGAACCTTCAACAAGAGTGAAAGTTATGTAACTAATCCAACCCAAGGAACAGATTACTAGAAAAATAATTATCGAACGATTGAGCATACTCTTTGACTATTCGTCAAAAATAATGCTTCGTGTAGAGCCGTTTGCATTTTTCTCATGAAGAAGTTAACAGTGGAGTGTTTACTCCATAAATAGTGATAATTGACCTTTTCCAAGAAGATTAAATCCAGGACGATGATGAATGCATGCTCCATGAATTTCTATTGCTTTTCGATGTGCTTTTGTGGGGTATCCTTTGTTTATTTTCCAATCGTAATGAGTAAAATCCTCATGCAATTTTTCCATGTATTCGTCTCGATAGGTTTTTGCAAGAATTGATGCAGCTGCAATGCTTTTGTATTTACCATCTCCTTTGATGAAAGCAATCGAAGGAATCTCATTTGAAAGCAATGTTTTATTACCATCAATGAGTAATAGCTCAGGTCTGATTTTTAAGGCCATTGCCGCACGATGCATTCCAGTTAATGAAGCCTTTAAAATATTGAGTACAACTATTTCGTCTGGTTGAAGAAACTGAACGGAGAAAGCTAATGCTTCTTGCTCAATAATAGGTCGTAATAAATTTCTGCTTTTTTCAGAAAGTTGTTTAGAATCATTTAATAATGGATGTGAAAATCCTTTTGGAAGAATAACCGAAGCACAAACCACAGGTCCAGCTAGACAGCCTCTGCCAGCTTCATCGCATCCAGCTTCTAATTTTGTTTCGTCAAAATGGTCTAATAATTGCATACTGCAAATGTTATTAAAAATATTGTATATTTATCACAAACAACCTTTGGGTATTTTTTGTCGTCTACTTATTTAAACTGTTATAGAATTATGAAAAAGTTAGTAATGTTATTCGTTTTGTCTTTGGCAACTTCATTTGCTTTTAGTCAAAATTCTGCCTCAATTAGTGAAGGTCAATTGAAATCAGGTAAGTCAAATGGCGTGTATGAATTTGGAGTTCCAGAATCAATCACCTCTGAGAAGGTTGATGCTGTGAAAGGATATTACAAAGACTATTTTTCGGTAGATTTTAATGAATCTACAGATAAACTGAAATTAACTTTATTGAAAAATGAAGAAATGAATATTAAAGTAATGAATCGTATGTTAGTTGCTTTGGATTTGCGTACAGTATCTGTAAATGGTCAGGAAATGACTTTTCAAGATGTGATGGATAAATATTTGAAATAGGAGAAAGCAACGCTTTCGATCATGAACAAGCGGTAGTGCCGTTCTAAGCACTGCTTTCGATAAAATTAAAAAGTCCCTGATGTTTGTTTATCAGGGACTTTTTAATTTCTATTTTCTTGAATCCTACTTTGACTGAATGCGATATTATTTAATCAATGCAGTAGTGAAAGTCTGATTGGAAGTTTTTATCACTA from Fluviicola taffensis DSM 16823 carries:
- a CDS encoding DUF5723 family protein, producing MKKQLLKLTLFAFSCLTTISAISQNYLGVHSSNYAGVMGLDAQPASFVDGRFIVDINLGSANVGAWQNAKYFKTDVMPKWWLKSFKKDTMWMQPDSTLYERSMFNLYDYSKAGVKPRGVYLNYQIDILNFAFHITPKIALGFSAKSRMITNVEDLDPKLSKLAEEGLDFAGLWNLQLNDKLVTMNSMAWNEYGINYGQVVMDKGEHFLKIGGRVKLLQGLASAYAYTDELDYNLLNKDTANNLKAKIKYGYSDNLDQLKDFNANSFFKSASKLGFGLDLGVVYEWRPKYKEFKYEMDGKTDLWMRNENKYELRAGVSVIDIGGMKFTKGGSSRDFSVETSVFDLRVFEKANSFASFDSIIDSLITSGNGWNSNEGTGETYYMNTPTALSIQLDYHIWKWFYINATGNINMIGKRNPSKVKTPHQFSITPSFDYAWFGLYVPVSYNNYSGWKAGIASRLGPITIGVVDFNSLFAVGKVRGTEFFVGLRLPILYSKPNDRDGDKVSDKKDECVDIPGIWTFKGCPDTDGDGIKDTEDLCPETPGLLEFQGCPDRDGDKIPDKDDACPDLPGLALYRGCPDTDEDGIIDPNDSCPTVKGLAAFNGCPDRDGDGLQDSEDLCPDLPGPLANQGCPDSDNDGLYDNVDKCPNEYGSRENEGCPWPDTDKDGLYDKDDACPTIPGPIENRGCPKIEKEEQEILNTAFENLEFASGKAIILATSFKSLDDLAALLIKKPEWKLQIAGHTDNKGDAKKNLTLSKNRAEAVKKYLTSKGVDATKLKPEWFGQTKPIATNATPEGRQKNRRVEMNVIFE
- a CDS encoding ribonuclease HII, giving the protein MQLLDHFDETKLEAGCDEAGRGCLAGPVVCASVILPKGFSHPLLNDSKQLSEKSRNLLRPIIEQEALAFSVQFLQPDEIVVLNILKASLTGMHRAAMALKIRPELLLIDGNKTLLSNEIPSIAFIKGDGKYKSIAAASILAKTYRDEYMEKLHEDFTHYDWKINKGYPTKAHRKAIEIHGACIHHRPGFNLLGKGQLSLFME